AGCCGCTGAGTACCTTGTCGTTGCGCAAGGGGTACCAGGGTTTGAAGCAGGCGGTGCCGCAGGCAGAAGGGATTGCGATGGACGAGGCCGGGACCATTTACATGGTCAGCGAGCCTAACCTGTTCTACGTGTTCAAACAGCCGGCCGACTGATTGCCTACAGATGAACCCGCCCTGCGTGGAGCGGGTTCACCGAGACGTCGAACCGCCGCGATGGCTATTACTCGGCCTTGAGGGTTTTCACACCTTCAGCGGTACCCAGCAACAGCAAATCCGCCGGCCGCGCCGCGAACAGGCCGTTGGTGACCACGCCAACGATCGCATTGATTTGCGCTTCCAGCTCTACCGGGTTGGTGATCTGCAGGTTGTGCACGTCCAGGATCACGTTGCCGTTGTCGGTCACCACGCCTTCGCGGTAAACCGGGTCGCCGCCCAGCTTCACCAGCTGGCGCGCCACATGGCTACGGGCCATCGGGATTACTTCGACTGGCAGCGGGAAAGCGCCCAGCACCGGCACCAGCTTGCTGCCATCGGCGATGCAGATGAAGGTCTTGGCCACCGCCGCAACGATTTTCTCGCGGGTCAGGGCTGCGCCACCGCCTTTGATCAGGTTCAGGTGCGCATCGCTTTCGTCGGCACCATCCACATAAAACTCCAGCTCGCTGACGCTGTTCAGCTCATACACCGGAATACCGTGGCCTTTGAGGCGCTGGGCAGTGGCTTCGGAGCTGGCAACGGCGCCGTCGAAGGCGGTTTTGTGCTGGGCCAGGGCGTCAATGAAGAAGTTGGCAGTCGAACCGGTGCCGACACCGACGATGCTCTTGGTATCCAGCTTCGGCAGAATGAAGTCGACAGCGGCCTGGGCGACGGCCTGTTTGAGTTGGTCCTGGGTCATGCGGGCTCCGGAATGGGGCAGGGCGGTTTTCAAAGTGGCCTAGTATAACGGCTCGGGCGGCTTTGCTGTGGTCGCCCGACGTAGCGCTGCGGTAGACTCGCAACCCTTGTCCTGCGGCCAGTGATGCTTTCCCGATGCTCGAACAGTACGTCAAGAAGATCCTCACCTCGCGCGTTTACGACGTTGCGGTCGAAACCCCGCTGCACAATGCCGGCCAGCTCAGCAAGCGCCTTGGCAACCACGTGCTGCTCAAGCGTGAAGACCTGCAGCCGGTGTTTTCCTTCAAGATTCGCGGGGCGTACAACAAGCTGGCCCAACTGAGCCCGGAAGAACTGGCGCGCGGCGTGGTTACTGCCTCGGCGGGTAACCATGCCCAGGGCGTGGCGTTGGCGGCGCGTGAGCTGGGCATCAAAGCCACCATCGTGATGCCCAAGACCACCCCGGAAATCAAGGTCGAAGGTGTGCGCTCGCGGGGCGGGAAGGTGGTGCTGCATGGCGACTCGTTCCCAGAGGCGTTGGCCTATTCGCTGAAATTGGTCGATGAGAAGGGCTTCGTCTATATCCACCCTTACGACGACCCGCACACCATCGCCGGCCAAGGCACCGTGGCGATGGAAATTCTGCGCCAGCACCCGGGCCAGCTGGATGCCATCTTCGTACCGGTGGGCGGGGGCGGCCTGATTGCCGGTATTGCCGCTTACGTTAAATACCTGCGCCCGGAAATCAAGGTGATTGGCGTTGAACCGGATGACTCCAACTGCCTGCAGGCCGCCATGGCGGCGGGTGAGCGCGTTGTCTTGCCACAGGTGGGGCTGTTTGCCGATGGCGTGGCGGTTGCACAAATCGGCCAGCACACCTTCGATATCTGCCGCCTTCATGTGGACGAAGTGATCACGGTCAGCACCGACGAGATCTGTGCCGCCATCAAGGATATTTACGACGATACCCGCTCGATCACTGAACCTGCCGGCGCTTTGGGCGTTGCCGGCATCAAGAAGTACGTTGAAACCACCGGCGTGACCGGGCAGGCCCTGGTGGCCATCGACTCGGGCGCCAACGTCAACTTCGACCGCCTGCGCCACGTGGCCGAACGTGCCGAGCTGGGTGAAAAGCGCGAAGCGATCATCGCGGTGACCATTCCCGAGCGTCCGGGTAGCTTCAAGGCCTTCTGCGAAGCGATCGGCAAGCGCCAGATCACCGAGTTCAACTACCGCAAGCACACCTCCGATGAAGCCCATATTTTCGTTGGCGTGCAGACCCACCCTGAGAACGACCCGCGTGCCGCACTGGTTCAGCACCTGACCGAGCAGGGCTTCCCGGTCGCCGACCTGACCGACAACGAGCTGGCCAAACTGCACATTCGCCATATGGTGGGCGGCCATTCGGCGGGGGCCAGTGACGAAATCGTGCTGCGCTTCGAGTTCCCTGAGCGACCGGGGGCTTTGTTCAACTTCCTCAACAAACTGGGTGGGCGCTGGAATATCTCGATGTTCCACTACCGTAACCACGGCGCGGCTGATGGGCGTGTGGTGGCCGGCTTGCAGGTGCCGGAAGACGAGCGCCACCTGGTGCCAGCGGCGCTGGCCAAGATCGGTTACCCGTATTGGGATGAGACTGATAACCCGGCTTACAAGCTGTTTCTGGGTTGAGGGGCTAAGCTGGGGCTGATGGCCCTTTCGCGACGCAAGGCCGCTCCTACAGGACGCTCGACATGGAACACCTCAACACCATCAAGGCCCTGCACATCGCCGCCACCGTGCTTTTGCTTCTAGACGCTCTGGGTCTGACCATCTGGACGGTCCGCGCCCGTAAACAGGGCGATACCGAGGCCTATGCCAAGCTGCTACGCCGGCCACTGGTGTTCGTCTGGCTGGTGATGGGCCTGTGCCTGGTGAGCATGCCCTTTACCGGCTGGTGGCTGGTGCACCTGGTGGGCTGGCCGTTGGGGCAGACCTGGGTGTTGGCGTCCAGCATCATCTATACCTTGGGCGCGTTCGCCGCGTGGTGGCTGCTGGTGAGGTTGAACCGGCTACGCAAAGCCGAATCAGTGGGCTTGCGGTTCACCTTGGCGTTGGCCGTGTTCAGCGGGGTCTGTTTCCTGTCGATTGCCGGGCTGATGGGCGCCAAACCGGTTTGAGACTCAGGCCAACATCAATCCTTAACGTAAACCGGTTATACCGGTACTGCGCCCACAACCAGGCCAGCCTTCAAAACACGCAGTTTTCACCTCGCAGCACATAAGCTTGGCGGGCGCGTTGCTGCGCTCGCAAGCTTTGTGGAACAATGCGGTGACATGCGTTTGCGAGGTTGCTGCCGTGATCGACCCGGATGGTTTTCGCCCCAATGTCGGGATCATTCTTACGAATGATGCCGGGCAGGTGCTATGGGCTCGACGGATCAACCAGGATGCCTGGCAATTCCCGCAGGGTGGTATCAACCCTGACGAGACGCCGGAAGATGCCCTGTACCGTGAGCTGAACGAAGAAGTTGGCCTTGAACGCGATGATGTTGAAATTCTTGCCTGCACCCGCGGCTGGTTGCGTTATCGTTTACCCCAGCGGCTGGTACGCACCCACAGCCAACCGCTGTGCATCGGCCAGAAGCAGAAGTGGTTTTTGCTGCGGTTGGTGAGCAATGAGCAACGGGTGCGGATGGACCTGACTGGCAAGCCGGAATTCGACGGCTGGCGCTGGGTCAGCTATTGGTATCCGCTGGGCCAGGTGGTGACGTTCAAGCGTGAAGTCTACCGCCGCGCCCTGAAAGAGCTAGCACCGCGTCTACTGACGCGCGACTGACGACGGAGTTCGACCCCGAGCCATGCTCAATACGCTGCGCAAGATCGTCCAGGAAGTGAACTCCGCCAAAGATCTCAAAACGGCGTTGGGTATCATTGTCTTGCGCGTAAAGGAGGCGATGGGCAGCCAGGTCTGCTCGGTGTACCTGCTCGACCCGGAAACCAACCGCTTCGTATTGATGGCCACCGAAGGCCTGAACAAGCGTTCCATCGGCAAGGTCAGCATGGCGCCCAACGAGGGCCTGGTGGGCCTGGTGGGCACCCGGGAAGAGCCGCTGAACCTGGAAAACGCCGCCGATCACCCCCGTTACCGCTATTTTGCCGAAACCGGCGAAGAGAAGTTTGCGTCCTTCCTGGGTGCGCCGATCATCCACCACCGCCGTGTGGTGGGTGTTCTGGTCATTCAGCAGAAGGAGCGCCGCCAGTTCGACGAGGGCGAAGAGGCCTTCCTGGTTACCATGAGTGCCCAGCTCGCAGGGGTTATTGCCCATGCCGAGGCCACCGGTTCGATCCGCGGCCTGGGCCGCCAGGGCAAGGGCATCCAGGAAGCGCGCTTCGTGGGTGTGCCGGGCTCGCCGGGCGCCGCCGTGGGCCGGGCGGTGGTCATGTTGCCTCCGGCAGACCTCGAAGTGGTGCCGGACAAAACCGTCGATGACATCGACGCCGAATTGAAACTGTTCCACAACGCCCTCGAAGGCGTGCGCGAAGACATGCGCAAGCTTTCGGCCAAGCTGGCTACCCAGTTGCGCCCCGAAGAGCGCGCGTTGTTCGATGTGTACCTGATGATGCTCGAAGACGCTGCCTTGGGTGGCGAGGTGGTGGACGTCATCAAGACCGGCCAGTGGGCCCAGGGCGCCTTGCGCCAAGTGGTTGGCGAACACGTTAACCGCTTCGAGCTGATGGACGACGATTACCTGCGCGAACGCGCCTCTGACGTCAAAGACCTTGGTCGCCG
The genomic region above belongs to Pseudomonas sp. PSKL.D1 and contains:
- the rpiA gene encoding ribose-5-phosphate isomerase RpiA, coding for MTQDQLKQAVAQAAVDFILPKLDTKSIVGVGTGSTANFFIDALAQHKTAFDGAVASSEATAQRLKGHGIPVYELNSVSELEFYVDGADESDAHLNLIKGGGAALTREKIVAAVAKTFICIADGSKLVPVLGAFPLPVEVIPMARSHVARQLVKLGGDPVYREGVVTDNGNVILDVHNLQITNPVELEAQINAIVGVVTNGLFAARPADLLLLGTAEGVKTLKAE
- the ilvA gene encoding threonine ammonia-lyase, biosynthetic, encoding MLEQYVKKILTSRVYDVAVETPLHNAGQLSKRLGNHVLLKREDLQPVFSFKIRGAYNKLAQLSPEELARGVVTASAGNHAQGVALAARELGIKATIVMPKTTPEIKVEGVRSRGGKVVLHGDSFPEALAYSLKLVDEKGFVYIHPYDDPHTIAGQGTVAMEILRQHPGQLDAIFVPVGGGGLIAGIAAYVKYLRPEIKVIGVEPDDSNCLQAAMAAGERVVLPQVGLFADGVAVAQIGQHTFDICRLHVDEVITVSTDEICAAIKDIYDDTRSITEPAGALGVAGIKKYVETTGVTGQALVAIDSGANVNFDRLRHVAERAELGEKREAIIAVTIPERPGSFKAFCEAIGKRQITEFNYRKHTSDEAHIFVGVQTHPENDPRAALVQHLTEQGFPVADLTDNELAKLHIRHMVGGHSAGASDEIVLRFEFPERPGALFNFLNKLGGRWNISMFHYRNHGAADGRVVAGLQVPEDERHLVPAALAKIGYPYWDETDNPAYKLFLG
- a CDS encoding DUF2269 domain-containing protein, with amino-acid sequence MEHLNTIKALHIAATVLLLLDALGLTIWTVRARKQGDTEAYAKLLRRPLVFVWLVMGLCLVSMPFTGWWLVHLVGWPLGQTWVLASSIIYTLGAFAAWWLLVRLNRLRKAESVGLRFTLALAVFSGVCFLSIAGLMGAKPV
- a CDS encoding RNA pyrophosphohydrolase, with product MIDPDGFRPNVGIILTNDAGQVLWARRINQDAWQFPQGGINPDETPEDALYRELNEEVGLERDDVEILACTRGWLRYRLPQRLVRTHSQPLCIGQKQKWFLLRLVSNEQRVRMDLTGKPEFDGWRWVSYWYPLGQVVTFKREVYRRALKELAPRLLTRD